In Granulicatella elegans, one genomic interval encodes:
- a CDS encoding NAD(P)H-dependent glycerol-3-phosphate dehydrogenase — MRQKITILGAGSWGTALAMVLQDNGHEVCLWGNHASQIEEINTKHMNHQYLPEVVLNDEIYATTDLAKALSGANAVLFVLPTKVIRLVAKQVAPLLEGNPVIIHASKGLEQESYLRISEILKQELPKEKYEDIVVLSGPSHAEEVAKKDLTTITAACEELSSAKVVQQLFSNSYFRIYTNTDVIGVELGAALKNVIAVGAGALHGLGYGDNAKAALMTRGLAEISRLGIAFGADPLTFIGLSGVGDLIVTCTSVHSRNWRAGDQLGQGKSLEDVLENMGMVVEGVQTCKAAYELAQEKGIEMPITNAVYNILYNGKNIKAEVLQLMEREKKSEVSLKSHQEQMEGLQ; from the coding sequence ATGAGACAAAAAATTACAATTTTAGGAGCAGGTTCTTGGGGAACAGCATTAGCTATGGTTTTACAAGATAATGGTCATGAAGTGTGTTTATGGGGCAATCATGCTTCTCAAATTGAAGAAATCAATACAAAGCATATGAATCATCAATATCTACCTGAAGTGGTTCTAAACGATGAAATTTATGCAACGACTGATTTAGCAAAAGCTCTATCAGGTGCAAATGCTGTTCTTTTTGTTCTTCCAACAAAAGTAATTCGATTAGTAGCAAAACAAGTGGCACCTTTATTAGAAGGGAATCCTGTCATTATTCATGCTAGTAAAGGATTAGAACAAGAAAGTTATTTGAGAATTTCTGAAATTTTAAAACAAGAATTACCAAAAGAAAAGTATGAAGATATTGTAGTTCTTTCTGGGCCAAGTCATGCGGAAGAAGTTGCTAAAAAGGATTTAACAACGATAACAGCTGCGTGCGAGGAATTATCTTCTGCAAAAGTTGTCCAACAATTATTTAGTAATTCTTATTTCAGAATCTATACAAACACGGATGTTATTGGTGTGGAATTAGGAGCAGCGTTGAAAAACGTTATTGCAGTAGGTGCGGGTGCTTTACATGGTTTAGGCTATGGCGATAATGCTAAGGCTGCTTTAATGACTCGTGGATTAGCAGAGATTAGTCGTTTAGGAATTGCGTTTGGAGCAGATCCTTTAACATTTATTGGATTAAGCGGAGTGGGTGATTTAATTGTAACTTGTACAAGTGTTCACTCGAGAAACTGGCGTGCAGGGGATCAATTAGGTCAAGGAAAATCATTAGAAGATGTCCTAGAAAATATGGGCATGGTTGTTGAAGGTGTTCAAACGTGTAAAGCAGCTTATGAATTAGCCCAGGAAAAAGGAATTGAAATGCCAATAACAAATGCTGTGTACAATATTTTATACAATGGGAAGAATATTAAAGCAGAAGTTTTACAATTGATGGAAAGAGAAAAAAAATCAGAAGTGTCTTTAAAATCACATCAAGAACAAATGGAGGGGTTACAATGA
- a CDS encoding ABC transporter ATP-binding protein, which yields MLKEFIKYYKPYRNLFLLDFTCAVIVAILELAFPVMVHRVIDEVLPQQNVGIILVVGFSLVALYATSTMLNYIVVAFGHLLGINIETDMRRNLFAHIQKQSFSFFDNMKIGELLSRLSSDLFDISELAHHGPEELFIAIMTLIGSFVLMYQVQPTLALWTVVFVPFLAVALAVFNRKMSAINRQIYKGLAHYSAGLENVLSGMRVVKAFANEEHEQQLFEGLIQEYRTNKIQFYKTMGSSSSFNYLLMRSINLFTLMLGSYFTVTGKLTAGELVGYILLANVFVRPIDKMNSMIELYPKGVAGFRRYQELMAIEPDIQDRPDAIEAHHFEGNISYRNVTFGYEENKAVLEHVSMDVKKGETVAFVGPSGVGKTTLVNLLPRFYELQEGEILIDGQDIRNFTMQSLRRQIGVVQQDVFLFNGTIRENVLYGRLDATDEEVEEAIERSKLREVVDDLEFGLDTQIGERGVKLSGGQKQRLSIARIFLKNPSILILDEATSALDTQTEKFIQQSFDELAKGRTTFIIAHRLATIQHADRIIVVTEDGLAEDGTHEELLKKNGIYADLYHAQFA from the coding sequence ATGTTGAAAGAATTTATTAAATATTATAAACCGTATCGAAATTTATTTTTATTAGATTTTACTTGTGCAGTGATAGTGGCAATTTTAGAATTAGCCTTTCCTGTAATGGTTCATCGTGTCATTGATGAAGTGTTACCACAACAAAATGTTGGAATTATCCTAGTAGTAGGATTTAGTTTAGTGGCTCTATATGCGACGTCTACGATGTTAAATTATATTGTCGTAGCTTTCGGGCATTTATTAGGAATTAATATTGAAACGGATATGAGAAGAAATTTATTTGCTCATATTCAAAAACAATCTTTTTCATTTTTTGATAATATGAAAATTGGTGAATTATTAAGCCGTTTATCGAGTGATTTATTTGATATTAGTGAGTTAGCGCATCATGGGCCAGAAGAATTATTTATTGCTATTATGACGTTAATTGGTTCGTTTGTATTGATGTATCAAGTTCAACCGACGTTAGCTTTATGGACAGTTGTATTTGTTCCCTTCTTAGCGGTTGCTTTAGCGGTTTTCAATCGAAAGATGTCAGCAATCAATCGTCAAATTTATAAAGGATTAGCTCACTATTCTGCTGGTTTGGAAAATGTTTTAAGCGGCATGCGAGTGGTAAAAGCTTTTGCTAATGAAGAACATGAACAGCAATTGTTTGAAGGGTTAATTCAAGAATATCGTACCAATAAAATTCAGTTTTATAAAACAATGGGTTCAAGTAGTTCGTTTAATTATTTATTAATGCGTAGTATTAATTTATTTACGTTAATGCTTGGTTCGTATTTTACCGTTACAGGCAAACTTACTGCTGGAGAATTAGTTGGTTATATTTTACTAGCAAATGTATTTGTTCGACCTATTGATAAAATGAATTCGATGATTGAATTGTATCCAAAGGGAGTTGCCGGATTCCGTCGTTATCAAGAATTAATGGCTATCGAACCGGATATTCAAGATCGACCGGATGCAATTGAAGCGCATCATTTTGAAGGAAATATTTCTTATCGTAATGTCACCTTTGGATATGAAGAAAATAAAGCTGTCTTGGAACATGTTTCAATGGATGTGAAGAAGGGAGAAACCGTTGCATTTGTAGGTCCTTCTGGTGTAGGGAAAACAACATTGGTGAATTTATTACCTCGTTTTTATGAATTACAAGAGGGAGAAATTTTAATTGATGGGCAAGATATTCGAAACTTTACAATGCAATCGTTAAGACGTCAAATTGGAGTTGTTCAACAAGATGTATTTTTATTTAATGGAACAATTCGTGAAAATGTACTTTATGGACGATTAGATGCAACAGATGAAGAAGTAGAAGAAGCGATTGAGCGTTCTAAATTAAGAGAAGTCGTCGATGATTTAGAGTTCGGATTGGACACTCAAATCGGAGAACGTGGAGTCAAACTCTCAGGTGGACAAAAACAACGCTTATCAATCGCCCGTATTTTCTTGAAAAATCCTTCGATTTTAATTTTAGATGAAGCGACAAGTGCATTAGATACGCAAACGGAGAAATTTATCCAACAATCCTTTGATGAACTCGCAAAAGGAAGAACGACTTTTATTATTGCGCACCGATTAGCAACCATTCAACATGCAGACCGCATTATTGTAGTAACAGAAGATGGATTAGCAGAAGATGGTACGCATGAGGAATTATTGAAGAAAAATGGTATTTACGCTGATTTGTATCATGCGCAATTTGCGTAA
- a CDS encoding MATE family efflux transporter — MEKQNKKNFITSGNINRVILTIATPLMINNLIRTLYNLTDGLYVAQLSAEDFAATAFIWPLNFLFISIGLGISVGATALIAQYFGANDLKLAKKYTWNAMALTFVFGFILSTIGYIFAGQFVEWMGASGVFYEKSTSYLKINFIGLFFDFAYFGYQALLNAQGRTRVITVVSTISSITNVLVDPIFIFATIPFTQIPGLNAGIEGAAWSTVIAKILLLILAIMATRRESIIHVPLYEVDYDTSVIRKILQVAWPSAFGYGGAAFGFTVLNGLIQSYGTSVLAAYSMINRISDILTQPQMGIGSALTAIIGQNMGAGLFDRAHAIFKRALIWVLLISALGSVAIFMWQDTLLHIFIKDVSDTILWNSAVEYLHYTAFIIFFMGMFSAYSGFFQGCSATKYSMNMSIGRLWIVRLPIIWILGSLTELGATGIWIAMLLSNALTVLYGHLVYKWKDWSSMHYAKGES; from the coding sequence ATGGAGAAACAGAATAAAAAAAATTTTATAACGAGTGGAAATATTAATCGAGTCATTTTAACGATTGCCACTCCTTTAATGATTAATAATTTAATTCGAACTTTATATAATTTAACGGATGGATTGTATGTAGCTCAATTGTCTGCTGAAGATTTTGCGGCGACTGCGTTTATTTGGCCGTTAAATTTTTTATTTATCTCAATTGGATTGGGAATTAGTGTTGGAGCTACGGCTCTCATTGCGCAATATTTTGGAGCAAATGATTTAAAATTAGCGAAGAAATACACTTGGAATGCGATGGCACTAACGTTTGTTTTTGGCTTTATCTTATCAACGATTGGCTATATTTTTGCTGGTCAATTTGTGGAATGGATGGGAGCTAGTGGCGTCTTTTATGAAAAGTCCACTTCGTATTTAAAAATTAATTTTATAGGCTTGTTTTTTGATTTTGCCTATTTTGGATATCAGGCTTTACTGAATGCGCAAGGTAGAACGAGAGTGATAACAGTGGTTAGTACAATATCTTCTATCACAAATGTCCTAGTAGATCCGATATTTATTTTTGCAACCATTCCTTTTACTCAAATACCTGGTTTAAATGCAGGGATTGAAGGAGCTGCTTGGTCAACGGTAATTGCGAAAATTTTATTATTGATTTTAGCGATTATGGCTACTAGAAGAGAATCCATTATTCATGTTCCATTGTATGAAGTGGATTATGATACATCTGTTATTCGTAAGATTTTACAAGTAGCATGGCCTTCTGCATTTGGATATGGGGGAGCTGCATTTGGTTTTACTGTATTAAATGGATTAATTCAGTCATATGGGACTTCTGTTCTTGCAGCGTATTCTATGATCAATCGTATTTCAGATATTTTAACACAACCGCAAATGGGAATTGGATCTGCTTTAACTGCCATCATTGGGCAAAATATGGGGGCGGGCTTGTTTGATCGAGCTCATGCGATTTTCAAACGTGCGTTGATTTGGGTGTTACTCATTTCTGCACTTGGAAGTGTCGCGATTTTTATGTGGCAAGATACTTTACTTCATATTTTTATTAAAGATGTATCTGATACAATTCTTTGGAATAGTGCAGTTGAATATTTACATTACACAGCATTCATTATTTTTTTTATGGGGATGTTTTCTGCGTATAGTGGATTTTTCCAAGGGTGTAGTGCAACAAAATATTCAATGAATATGTCGATTGGTCGTTTATGGATTGTTCGTTTGCCAATTATTTGGATATTGGGGAGCTTAACAGAATTAGGCGCTACAGGTATTTGGATTGCAATGTTACTTTCGAATGCTTTAACTGTTTTATATGGACATTTAGTTTATAAATGGAAAGACTGGAGTAGCATGCATTATGCAAAAGGAGAGAGTTAG
- the rpmG gene encoding 50S ribosomal protein L33, with amino-acid sequence MRINILLECAETGERLYLTSKNKRNNPERLELKKYSPKLRKHVVFKETKK; translated from the coding sequence ATGCGTATCAACATTTTATTAGAATGTGCTGAAACAGGTGAACGTTTATACTTAACAAGCAAAAACAAACGTAACAACCCAGAACGTTTAGAATTAAAAAAATATTCTCCAAAATTACGTAAACACGTTGTTTTCAAAGAAACTAAAAAGTAA
- a CDS encoding PspC domain-containing protein, protein MKRKRLMRSKDNRILAGVIGGVAEYLDVDASILRVIFVFLTWSGMPILLYILLAIIIPSEKRPRNQNYYYDSYNRPRKEARKVEEDDSDWSDF, encoded by the coding sequence ATGAAAAGAAAAAGATTAATGCGTTCAAAAGATAATCGCATATTAGCAGGGGTTATTGGTGGAGTTGCAGAATATTTAGACGTTGATGCAAGTATTTTAAGAGTCATTTTTGTATTTTTAACATGGTCAGGAATGCCAATCTTATTATATATTTTACTAGCGATTATTATTCCATCAGAAAAAAGACCAAGAAATCAAAACTATTATTATGATTCTTACAATCGACCAAGAAAAGAAGCTCGAAAAGTAGAAGAAGACGATTCGGATTGGAGTGACTTCTAA
- the hprK gene encoding HPr(Ser) kinase/phosphatase: MKSIVTIEKLAEKLHLKPLHGLEYLDREITTSEISRPGLELAGYFNFYPAERIQLFGRTELSFAEQLSPQIRLETMRRLCTQETPCFVVSRKLLPPEELVQAAEEAKIPILQASSRTTHVSSSVTNYLESRLAERMSMHGVLVDVYGMGMLITGESGVGKSETALELVQKGHRLVADDRVELYQHDELTLVGEAPEILNNLIEIRGIGIVDVMTLFGAGAILDSKQVDLLVHLENWTPDKQYDRLGRAVETTEVMGVSIPKMIIPVKTGRNVSIILEVAAMNFRAKKMGFDATKTFSERLNQLIVENSQR; encoded by the coding sequence ATGAAATCAATCGTAACCATAGAAAAACTTGCTGAAAAACTGCATTTAAAACCATTGCATGGATTAGAATATTTAGACCGAGAAATTACCACAAGTGAAATTTCAAGACCGGGACTAGAGTTAGCAGGATATTTTAATTTTTACCCAGCAGAAAGAATTCAATTGTTCGGTAGAACTGAATTATCTTTTGCTGAGCAATTATCACCACAAATAAGATTAGAAACAATGCGCAGGCTATGTACTCAAGAAACTCCCTGTTTTGTAGTTTCACGGAAATTATTACCACCAGAAGAATTAGTTCAAGCAGCAGAGGAAGCAAAAATTCCAATTTTACAAGCAAGCTCAAGAACGACTCATGTATCGAGTAGTGTAACGAATTATTTGGAAAGTCGATTAGCAGAACGGATGTCTATGCATGGCGTATTAGTAGACGTGTATGGAATGGGGATGCTTATTACTGGTGAAAGTGGTGTCGGTAAATCTGAAACAGCCTTAGAATTAGTTCAAAAGGGACACCGTTTAGTAGCTGACGACCGTGTAGAATTATACCAACATGATGAATTAACCCTTGTAGGGGAAGCACCTGAAATTTTAAATAATTTAATTGAAATTCGTGGGATTGGAATTGTCGATGTGATGACATTATTTGGTGCAGGAGCTATTTTGGATTCAAAACAAGTAGATTTATTAGTTCATTTAGAAAACTGGACACCAGATAAACAATATGACCGTTTAGGAAGAGCCGTTGAAACGACTGAAGTGATGGGAGTAAGCATTCCAAAAATGATAATTCCTGTGAAAACAGGTCGAAATGTTTCGATTATTTTAGAAGTTGCTGCGATGAACTTCCGTGCGAAAAAAATGGGATTTGATGCTACAAAAACATTTTCAGAACGTTTAAATCAGTTAATCGTTGAAAATAGTCAACGTTAG
- the galU gene encoding UTP--glucose-1-phosphate uridylyltransferase GalU, whose product MKKVKKAVIPAAGLGTRLLPATKAMAKEMLPIVDKPTIQYIVEEALASGIEEILIVTGKSKRPIEDHFDSNIELESNLETKGKTELLELVQETTGMKLYFVRQSYPKGLGDAVLQAKAFVGGEPFIVMLGDDIVKAEVPLTRQLIEGYEKTHASNLAVMEIPMEDTNKYGIIEPESKVADDLYNVRHFVEKPKPEDAPSNLAIIGRYLLTPEIFDILEKQEPGAGGEIQLTDAIDTLNQTQRVFAKKFEGTRYDVGNKLGYMTTSIEFGLEHPEIKDELKDYIIDLAHRLEGKSSSNKVVESTEKE is encoded by the coding sequence ATGAAAAAAGTAAAAAAAGCAGTTATTCCAGCGGCAGGATTAGGAACACGATTATTGCCTGCAACAAAAGCGATGGCAAAGGAAATGTTGCCAATCGTTGATAAACCAACGATTCAGTATATTGTAGAAGAAGCATTAGCTTCAGGAATCGAAGAAATTTTAATTGTTACGGGTAAAAGTAAACGTCCGATTGAAGACCATTTTGACTCTAATATTGAATTAGAATCGAATTTGGAAACAAAAGGAAAAACAGAGTTGCTAGAATTAGTCCAAGAAACAACAGGAATGAAATTATACTTTGTTCGTCAATCTTATCCTAAAGGACTTGGAGATGCGGTATTACAAGCAAAAGCCTTTGTTGGTGGAGAACCATTTATTGTAATGCTTGGGGATGATATTGTTAAAGCAGAAGTGCCATTAACCAGACAATTAATTGAAGGATATGAAAAAACTCATGCTTCAAATCTTGCGGTAATGGAAATTCCAATGGAAGATACAAATAAGTATGGAATTATTGAACCAGAAAGTAAAGTAGCTGATGATTTGTATAATGTTCGTCATTTTGTAGAAAAACCAAAACCAGAAGATGCACCAAGTAATTTAGCCATTATTGGTCGTTACTTATTAACTCCTGAAATTTTTGATATTTTAGAAAAACAAGAACCAGGAGCAGGTGGAGAAATTCAATTAACAGATGCGATTGATACATTAAACCAAACACAACGTGTATTTGCGAAGAAATTTGAAGGGACAAGATATGATGTTGGGAATAAACTAGGTTATATGACTACAAGTATCGAGTTCGGATTAGAGCATCCGGAAATTAAAGATGAACTAAAAGATTATATTATTGATTTAGCACATCGTTTAGAAGGGAAATCTTCAAGCAATAAAGTTGTTGAATCAACTGAAAAAGAATAA
- the lgt gene encoding prolipoprotein diacylglyceryl transferase, with amino-acid sequence MNEFLLQTINPIAIEIGGLQVRWYGIIIASAIYIAATLADREATKKGFRKDFVVDLVFWAIPLAFLGARFYYVLFEWKHYIANPIDIIKIWEGGIAIYGGLIGGALTTYWFCKKEEVSFTLLLDILAPVVLLAQSIGRWGNFTNQEAHGAEVTRQFLENLHLPSFIIEQMNINGVYYHPTFLYESLWSALGVILLVILRKKTPIKVGEIAATYLIWYGCGRFVIEGMRTDSLWLFGVIRISQALSLVLVIGAIVWVWMQRKHHPQRPTYVSVDDPKSSDLWI; translated from the coding sequence ATGAATGAATTTTTACTTCAAACGATTAATCCTATAGCGATTGAAATTGGTGGTTTGCAAGTTCGTTGGTATGGCATCATTATTGCTTCTGCCATTTATATTGCAGCTACTCTAGCAGATAGAGAAGCAACTAAAAAAGGATTTCGTAAAGATTTTGTAGTTGATTTAGTATTTTGGGCCATTCCATTAGCCTTTTTAGGAGCAAGATTTTATTATGTTTTGTTTGAATGGAAACATTATATTGCTAACCCAATCGATATTATTAAAATTTGGGAAGGCGGTATCGCCATTTATGGTGGATTAATTGGTGGAGCTTTAACAACGTATTGGTTTTGTAAGAAGGAAGAAGTTTCCTTTACTTTGTTACTAGATATTTTAGCGCCGGTTGTCTTATTAGCGCAGTCAATTGGACGTTGGGGAAATTTCACGAATCAGGAAGCTCATGGAGCAGAAGTTACGAGACAATTTCTAGAAAATCTTCATTTACCAAGTTTTATTATTGAGCAAATGAATATTAATGGTGTTTATTATCATCCGACTTTTTTATATGAATCTTTATGGTCAGCTTTAGGAGTTATTTTATTAGTCATTTTAAGAAAGAAAACTCCTATTAAAGTTGGGGAAATTGCAGCGACTTATCTGATTTGGTATGGATGTGGTCGTTTTGTAATTGAAGGAATGCGTACAGATAGTTTATGGCTATTTGGAGTGATTCGTATTTCTCAAGCATTATCTTTAGTCTTAGTGATTGGGGCAATTGTTTGGGTATGGATGCAACGAAAACATCATCCACAGAGACCTACTTATGTATCTGTGGATGATCCAAAGTCATCGGATTTATGGATTTAA
- the trxB gene encoding thioredoxin-disulfide reductase: protein MEERTIYDVIIIGSGPGGMTAALYASRANLKTLILEKGVPGGELLNTSDVENYPGFSNISGPDLAENMYKGAMQFGAEYAYGNVSGIEVDGDLRIVHAGKKYYAAYAVVIATGSYHRKLEVPGEEEYAGRGVSYCAVCDGAFFKGSDLLVIGGGDSAVEEGTYLTQFANKVTIVHRRDALRAQKILQDRAFANEKMEISWNKVVEEISGDGQKVTHVTLRDTQNQELSQVEAAGVFIYVGLLPLTEPFKDLGITNEEGWIVTNEKMETSIPGIYAVGDVRQKHLRQITTAVGDGGIAGNETYHYVESIKEKLAE, encoded by the coding sequence ATGGAAGAAAGAACAATTTATGATGTGATCATTATCGGTTCAGGTCCTGGAGGAATGACAGCAGCATTGTATGCTTCACGTGCAAACTTAAAAACATTAATTTTAGAAAAAGGAGTTCCTGGAGGAGAGTTATTAAATACTTCTGATGTAGAAAATTATCCAGGATTTTCCAATATTAGTGGACCAGATTTAGCGGAAAATATGTATAAAGGGGCAATGCAATTTGGTGCAGAATATGCTTATGGCAATGTAAGTGGTATTGAAGTGGATGGAGATTTACGTATTGTCCATGCTGGTAAAAAATATTATGCCGCTTATGCAGTAGTCATTGCGACGGGTTCTTATCACCGTAAATTAGAAGTGCCTGGTGAAGAGGAATATGCTGGAAGAGGTGTTTCTTATTGTGCCGTTTGTGACGGAGCATTCTTCAAAGGTAGTGATTTATTAGTGATTGGTGGAGGAGATTCTGCCGTTGAAGAAGGGACGTATTTAACACAATTTGCGAATAAAGTCACGATTGTTCATCGTCGAGATGCGTTACGTGCGCAAAAGATTTTACAAGATCGTGCATTTGCAAATGAAAAAATGGAAATTTCATGGAATAAAGTAGTAGAAGAAATTTCAGGGGATGGGCAAAAAGTGACTCATGTTACACTAAGAGATACTCAAAATCAGGAACTTTCTCAAGTAGAAGCTGCAGGAGTATTCATTTATGTTGGGTTATTACCGTTGACAGAGCCATTTAAAGATTTGGGGATTACAAATGAAGAAGGCTGGATTGTCACAAATGAAAAAATGGAAACAAGCATTCCTGGTATTTATGCAGTAGGAGATGTGCGTCAAAAACATTTAAGACAAATTACAACAGCTGTTGGTGATGGTGGAATTGCTGGAAATGAAACATATCACTATGTAGAAAGTATTAAGGAAAAATTGGCGGAATAA
- a CDS encoding DUF4097 family beta strand repeat-containing protein, translating to MNEKERILDLVKKGVISSQEAISLLEELGKNQGEGSKVSEQEKKDASTYQKEDEKRFDTVLDSLASVVTNFSSEFDEEFETLNQVTQQVKQKEERIEELHTAKVLDKLTVEQEMELQRLNEELEVLRSQQRSLEEEKKAVQDEMKRLKKEEFDEKLKKAKQKIEETDWQQTTSDSLSQLGGIIGRFAGQFAKAAAETARNVSDTIKDHPSFSTMSPFFYKTTHSYAFEEEFGEIGIVEIKVANGDIKMKTAPQSTVTIEGEFRLNEEFETQEEIENYINERMNVSLENDTFKFFIPSKKVYADVTFVFPEKEYDYVSVKGLNSGIRMKDFTGKDFYAESQNGEVSVKNVSGTMLELTSKNGTIKQLDGQFKDSILDGTNGNIIFDAEAESVTLKTVNGSIKVKKVSPNAKQVMAKTVNGSVQLDVPESLEVEATLSTSLGKLHYDDAQYEVIKHEKTVTSHSVVLRRQKETVPVRITGKTTTGSVTLNSVQ from the coding sequence ATGAATGAAAAAGAACGTATTTTAGATTTAGTAAAAAAAGGAGTCATTAGCTCTCAAGAAGCAATTTCCTTATTAGAAGAGCTAGGAAAAAATCAAGGAGAAGGTTCGAAGGTGAGTGAGCAAGAAAAAAAAGATGCATCTACTTATCAAAAAGAAGATGAAAAACGATTCGATACAGTTTTAGACAGTCTTGCTTCTGTTGTCACAAATTTTTCAAGTGAATTTGATGAAGAATTTGAAACATTAAACCAAGTGACTCAACAAGTGAAACAAAAAGAAGAACGAATCGAAGAACTTCATACAGCAAAAGTTCTTGATAAACTAACCGTAGAACAAGAAATGGAATTACAAAGACTGAATGAAGAATTAGAAGTTTTACGTTCTCAACAAAGAAGTTTAGAAGAAGAGAAAAAAGCAGTACAAGATGAAATGAAACGATTGAAAAAAGAAGAATTCGATGAAAAATTAAAAAAAGCCAAACAAAAAATCGAAGAAACAGATTGGCAACAAACAACAAGTGATTCTCTATCACAGTTAGGCGGAATTATTGGACGATTTGCAGGACAATTTGCTAAGGCCGCTGCTGAGACAGCTCGTAATGTCAGTGATACGATTAAAGATCATCCAAGTTTTTCAACGATGTCTCCATTTTTCTATAAAACAACTCATTCTTATGCCTTTGAAGAAGAGTTTGGAGAAATTGGCATTGTTGAAATCAAAGTGGCAAATGGGGATATTAAAATGAAAACTGCTCCTCAATCGACCGTAACGATTGAAGGAGAATTTCGATTAAATGAAGAATTTGAAACACAAGAAGAAATTGAAAACTATATAAATGAGCGAATGAATGTTAGTCTAGAGAACGATACGTTTAAATTCTTTATTCCAAGTAAAAAAGTTTATGCAGATGTTACATTTGTTTTTCCAGAAAAAGAGTATGATTATGTCAGTGTTAAAGGGTTGAATAGTGGGATTCGAATGAAAGATTTCACAGGAAAAGATTTTTATGCAGAATCACAAAATGGAGAAGTTTCTGTAAAAAATGTGAGTGGAACGATGTTAGAACTGACAAGTAAAAACGGAACGATTAAACAATTGGATGGACAATTCAAAGATTCCATTTTAGATGGGACAAATGGGAATATTATTTTTGATGCAGAAGCAGAAAGTGTTACACTGAAAACAGTCAATGGCTCTATTAAAGTAAAAAAAGTCTCACCAAATGCCAAACAAGTGATGGCTAAAACGGTTAATGGAAGTGTACAATTAGATGTACCAGAATCATTAGAAGTAGAAGCAACTTTAAGTACATCACTAGGAAAATTACATTATGATGATGCACAATATGAAGTCATTAAACATGAAAAAACAGTGACAAGTCATTCAGTTGTTTTAAGAAGACAAAAAGAAACGGTTCCTGTTAGAATTACAGGAAAAACAACGACTGGAAGTGTTACGTTAAATTCGGTACAATAG
- a CDS encoding phage holin family protein, with protein MFLRKIAINTVGFMVIAALLPEFVVTNWGSALFAAIVLSILNVVARPILMIAFIPLIAASFGFFMFIINALILWLMMGIVPGIHVTSFWMLIVVSVLLNVFRKFVENFFKEEEYY; from the coding sequence ATGTTTTTAAGGAAAATCGCTATTAATACAGTTGGATTTATGGTCATTGCAGCACTGCTTCCTGAATTCGTTGTCACTAATTGGGGATCAGCTTTGTTTGCGGCAATTGTTTTATCGATTTTAAATGTTGTCGCAAGACCAATTTTAATGATTGCCTTTATTCCATTAATTGCGGCAAGTTTTGGTTTCTTCATGTTCATCATTAATGCATTAATACTTTGGTTAATGATGGGAATTGTTCCAGGGATTCACGTCACATCATTTTGGATGTTAATCGTTGTCAGTGTGTTATTAAATGTTTTTAGAAAATTTGTTGAAAATTTCTTCAAGGAAGAAGAATATTATTAG